A genomic window from Pseudomonas cavernicola includes:
- a CDS encoding phosphoribosyltransferase family protein, with amino-acid sequence MEPKPGGQRFCLYAPEQLDSVMEAMARQTIALLSPQRQTVLIGILRRGEPLARMLQQRLVQQFGLPELPLYPLKLKRYADDLTLLHAKTALTENPLLAALDLPRTRLLLVDDVLYEGHSLLRASSYLAQLGANEIRTAVLVDRCVCKLPIQADITGVRLQVAPSDIIECNVPPYEAEFRIDVLRRGPHLG; translated from the coding sequence ATGGAGCCGAAACCCGGCGGACAGCGTTTCTGTCTCTATGCGCCAGAGCAACTCGATAGCGTCATGGAGGCGATGGCCAGGCAGACAATCGCCCTCCTCTCCCCTCAACGGCAAACGGTACTGATCGGCATTCTAAGGCGCGGCGAACCGCTGGCGCGCATGCTGCAGCAGCGCCTGGTGCAACAGTTCGGGCTGCCCGAGTTGCCGCTCTACCCGCTCAAACTGAAGCGCTACGCCGATGACCTGACGCTGCTGCATGCCAAAACCGCGCTGACCGAGAACCCGCTATTGGCGGCACTGGATCTGCCCCGAACCCGCCTGCTGCTGGTCGACGACGTCTTGTATGAGGGCCATTCCCTGTTACGCGCGAGCAGCTACTTGGCGCAACTGGGCGCCAACGAGATCCGCACTGCGGTTTTAGTGGATCGCTGCGTGTGCAAACTGCCGATACAGGCCGACATCACCGGGGTGCGCCTGCAGGTGGCGCCTAGCGATATCATCGAATGCAATGTGCCGCCCTACGAGGCGGAGTTTCGCATCGATGTGCTGCGGCGCGGACCTCATTTGGGCTGA
- a CDS encoding dienelactone hydrolase family protein, with product MNQEPWLQHRSLSLPLADAELDADLALPAGASGIVLFAHGSGSSRFSPRNRMVADYLNHLGLATLLLDLLTEDEHRIDMLSREFRFDIALLTRRLLAAIDHLRHDDELRQLPIGLFGASTGAAAALKAAAERASDVAAVVSRGGRTDLAGTALQQVKAPTLLIVGEWDDTVLALNRESARQLQGPQRLEVVPGASHLFEEPGKLEVVAELAGSWLLTHLQAQPK from the coding sequence ATGAATCAAGAACCGTGGCTGCAACACCGGAGTCTGAGCTTGCCCCTGGCGGATGCCGAGTTGGACGCCGACTTGGCCCTGCCTGCCGGCGCCAGCGGAATCGTGCTGTTCGCCCATGGCAGCGGGAGCAGCAGGTTCAGCCCGCGCAATCGAATGGTGGCGGACTACCTCAATCACCTCGGCCTTGCCACGCTGCTCCTCGATCTGTTGACCGAGGACGAGCATCGCATCGATATGCTCAGCCGTGAGTTTCGGTTCGATATCGCGCTGTTGACGCGGCGGCTGCTAGCCGCGATCGACCACCTACGCCACGACGACGAGTTACGCCAGCTGCCGATCGGTCTGTTCGGCGCCAGTACCGGCGCCGCCGCGGCCCTGAAGGCGGCGGCAGAGCGGGCGAGCGATGTCGCGGCGGTGGTTTCACGCGGTGGCCGCACCGATCTGGCCGGGACGGCACTGCAACAGGTCAAGGCACCCACTCTGCTGATCGTGGGCGAGTGGGATGACACCGTGCTGGCGCTGAACCGCGAGTCCGCCCGGCAACTGCAAGGCCCGCAGCGCTTGGAGGTAGTGCCGGGAGCGAGCCATCTGTTCGAGGAGCCGGGCAAGCTCGAGGTGGTTGCGGAACTGGCCGGTAGTTGGTTGCTGACCCACCTGCAAGCTCAGCCCAAATGA
- a CDS encoding phosphoribosyltransferase, giving the protein MKWDIPFRDRVEAGQTLAAALAAWREQADVLVLALPRGGVPVAYEIASALALRLDLMLVRKLGTPGHKELAMGAIARGGVQVLNDDVIRHLHIPPAAIEAVVQDEVLELQRRDLAYRGDRPAPALAGQRVILVDDGLATGATMRAAIAAVRQQAPARVIVAVPVAPVETLAMLRPLVDQLICPLSPEPFFAIGQWYLDFAQTTDQEVKTLLSQAWRREQRDAAQ; this is encoded by the coding sequence ATGAAGTGGGATATTCCGTTTCGTGACCGGGTGGAAGCGGGTCAGACTCTTGCCGCTGCGTTGGCGGCGTGGCGCGAGCAAGCCGATGTGCTCGTGCTGGCCTTGCCACGGGGCGGCGTGCCGGTCGCCTATGAAATTGCCAGCGCACTGGCCCTGCGGCTGGATTTGATGCTGGTGCGCAAACTTGGTACGCCCGGTCATAAGGAGTTGGCGATGGGCGCCATTGCCCGCGGCGGCGTGCAAGTGTTGAACGATGATGTCATCCGTCACCTGCACATACCCCCAGCGGCCATCGAAGCGGTCGTGCAAGATGAAGTTCTGGAGCTGCAGCGCCGTGACCTGGCCTATCGGGGCGATCGTCCCGCGCCAGCCTTGGCCGGGCAACGGGTGATACTGGTCGATGACGGACTGGCGACCGGCGCCACCATGCGTGCGGCGATAGCGGCGGTACGCCAACAGGCACCGGCGCGCGTCATAGTCGCCGTACCGGTCGCGCCTGTGGAGACGCTGGCGATGCTGCGTCCTTTGGTCGATCAACTGATCTGTCCGCTCTCCCCTGAGCCCTTCTTTGCCATTGGCCAGTGGTACCTCGATTTCGCCCAGACCACGGATCAGGAGGTGAAGACCTTGCTGAGCCAGGCTTGGCGGAGGGAACAGCGTGACGCTGCGCAATAG
- a CDS encoding substrate-binding domain-containing protein → MPRALAVLERDTWSRTATFLLLGFLCYALPWSVFAALPIPPQGMPALRIQGSNTIGAKLGPALVKGLLEQQGLGAIRQEATDTENEQRLVGQTSDGRTVMIDVAAHGSGTGFVALKDGSAELAASSRPIKDSEAQELVALGDLKSRNAEQVIAIDGLAIILHPSNPLAALSTAQLAQIFAGEVKTWEALGGRGGAIHLYARDDNSGTYDTFKELVLAAHGKSLAAGAKRYESSEQLSDAVSQDAQGIGFIGLPYIRQAKALAIADGESQAMPPSISLIATEDYPLSRRLFFYNQPDVQNPWAQALVQFAHSPRGQAIVAQSGFIAQTVQAIKVTPTPEMPQSYQQLAREAQRLSVNFRFQEGSATLDNKAQHDLQRVLDYLKSQDKLHRQVVLIGFGDPKADEARAALLSKLRAMTVRRELAKQGVIFRDITGLGDELPVAANSAENGRLKNRRVEVWVY, encoded by the coding sequence ATGCCGCGCGCCCTGGCTGTTCTTGAACGCGATACCTGGAGTCGTACTGCAACTTTCTTGCTGCTAGGTTTCCTCTGCTATGCCCTGCCCTGGTCGGTGTTCGCCGCCCTGCCGATTCCGCCGCAGGGCATGCCGGCGCTGCGCATCCAGGGCTCCAACACCATCGGCGCCAAGCTTGGCCCGGCGCTGGTCAAAGGCTTGCTGGAGCAACAAGGGCTGGGCGCTATCCGCCAAGAGGCCACGGATACGGAAAACGAGCAGCGGCTGGTCGGCCAAACCAGCGATGGCCGTACCGTGATGATCGATGTCGCCGCGCATGGTTCGGGGACTGGCTTCGTCGCGTTGAAAGACGGTAGCGCCGAGCTGGCCGCCTCCTCACGGCCGATTAAAGATAGCGAAGCGCAGGAGCTGGTCGCACTCGGCGATCTCAAAAGCCGCAATGCCGAGCAAGTGATCGCCATCGATGGCCTGGCGATCATCCTCCACCCGAGTAACCCCCTCGCCGCACTTAGCACCGCGCAATTGGCACAGATCTTCGCTGGCGAGGTGAAAACCTGGGAAGCGCTGGGTGGACGCGGCGGAGCGATCCATCTATACGCCCGCGATGACAATTCCGGCACCTACGACACCTTCAAAGAACTGGTGCTGGCGGCCCATGGCAAAAGCCTGGCGGCGGGCGCCAAGCGCTATGAGTCCAGCGAACAGCTGTCCGATGCGGTCAGCCAGGATGCACAAGGCATCGGTTTTATCGGCCTGCCCTACATTCGCCAAGCCAAAGCGCTGGCGATTGCCGATGGTGAGTCGCAAGCGATGCCGCCATCCATCAGTCTGATCGCCACCGAAGACTATCCGCTGTCGCGCCGGCTGTTCTTCTATAACCAGCCCGACGTGCAAAATCCCTGGGCCCAGGCCCTGGTGCAGTTCGCCCACAGCCCGCGTGGCCAAGCCATCGTCGCGCAAAGCGGGTTTATCGCGCAGACGGTGCAAGCCATCAAGGTCACGCCGACGCCGGAGATGCCCCAGAGCTACCAGCAGCTGGCCCGTGAGGCGCAGCGGCTGTCGGTGAACTTCCGCTTCCAGGAAGGCAGCGCCACCCTCGACAACAAGGCCCAGCACGATTTACAGCGGGTACTGGACTACCTGAAAAGCCAAGACAAGCTGCATCGACAAGTAGTGCTGATTGGGTTTGGTGATCCTAAAGCCGATGAGGCCCGCGCGGCCTTGCTGTCGAAACTGCGCGCGATGACGGTACGCCGTGAACTGGCCAAGCAAGGGGTGATCTTCCGTGACATCACAGGTTTGGGCGACGAGTTGCCGGTGGCCGCGAATAGCGCGGAGAATGGCCGGCTGAAGAACCGTCGGGTGGAAGTCTGGGTCTACTAG
- a CDS encoding TerC family protein, producing METLHAFFSAEFLGTATWLWLVFLTIVLGLLILDLGVLHRDQHEIEMRESLLLYSGYFSVGLLFGGWVWWQLGAQSAIEFYTGFLVEQSLSMDNVFVMAMIFSFFAIPRRYQHRVLFWGILGVVVLRALMIGLGTVLIQQFDWVLYVFGAFLLLTGVKMLYNREEQPPDLERSPLLRFLRRHLRVTDDLHGGRFFVRLGTAGRRLPYATPLFFALVMIELADLVFAVDSVPAVFAITQDPFVVYTSNIFAILGLRSLYFTLAALMHRFVYLKYALALVLIFIGGKIFLHGWIGKIPAAVSLGVTFGLLAGGVLLSLLKTRDKPA from the coding sequence ATGGAGACTCTGCACGCGTTTTTCAGCGCCGAATTCCTCGGCACCGCCACCTGGTTGTGGTTGGTATTCCTGACCATTGTCCTGGGCCTGCTGATCCTCGATCTCGGCGTGCTGCACCGCGACCAGCATGAAATCGAGATGCGCGAGAGCCTGCTGCTCTACAGCGGCTACTTCAGCGTTGGCCTGCTGTTTGGCGGCTGGGTCTGGTGGCAACTCGGCGCGCAAAGCGCCATCGAGTTCTACACCGGCTTTTTGGTCGAGCAGTCGCTGTCGATGGACAACGTGTTCGTCATGGCGATGATCTTCAGCTTCTTCGCCATTCCCCGTCGCTACCAGCACCGCGTGCTGTTCTGGGGCATTCTCGGGGTGGTCGTCTTGCGCGCCCTGATGATCGGCCTGGGCACCGTGCTGATCCAGCAGTTCGACTGGGTGCTCTATGTGTTCGGCGCCTTTCTGCTGCTGACCGGGGTGAAGATGCTCTACAACCGCGAAGAGCAGCCCCCCGACCTGGAGCGCAGTCCACTGCTGCGTTTTCTCCGGCGCCATCTGCGCGTCACCGACGATCTGCATGGGGGGCGTTTCTTCGTCCGCCTGGGCACTGCCGGCAGACGGCTGCCTTACGCCACCCCACTGTTTTTCGCCCTGGTCATGATCGAGCTAGCCGACCTGGTGTTCGCCGTGGACAGCGTGCCGGCCGTGTTCGCCATCACCCAGGACCCCTTTGTCGTCTACACCTCGAACATCTTCGCGATCCTCGGCCTGCGCTCGCTGTACTTCACCCTGGCCGCGCTGATGCACCGTTTCGTCTACCTCAAGTACGCCCTGGCACTGGTGCTGATCTTTATCGGCGGGAAGATTTTCCTGCACGGCTGGATCGGTAAGATTCCCGCCGCGGTGTCTCTTGGCGTAACCTTCGGCCTATTGGCGGGCGGCGTGCTGCTCTCCCTATTGAAGACCCGCGATAAGCCGGCTTGA
- a CDS encoding acyl-CoA dehydrogenase codes for MDFAYSPKVQELRERVTAFMDAYVYPAESVFERQVAEGDRWQPTAIMEELKAKAKAEGLWNLFLPESELGAGLTNLEYAPLAEIMGRSLLGPEPFNCSAPDTGNMEVLVRYANEAQKKQWLEPLLRGEIRSAFAMTEPDVASSDATNMEARAVREGDEWVINGRKWWTSGACDPRCKIMIFMGLSNPDAPRHQQHSMILVPTDAPGVKIVRPLPVFGYDDAPHGHAEVLFENVRVPYDSVLLGEGRGFEIAQGRLGPGRIHHCMRSIGMAERALELMCKRSVSRTAFGKPLARLGGNVDKIADSRMEIDMARLLTLKAAYMMDTVGNKVAKSEIAQIKVVAPNVALRVIDRAIQMHGGAGVSNDFPLAYMYAMQRTLRLADGPDEVHRAAIGKFEIGKYVPKELLKSSH; via the coding sequence ATGGATTTCGCCTATTCCCCCAAGGTTCAAGAACTGCGTGAACGCGTCACTGCGTTTATGGATGCGTATGTCTATCCGGCCGAGTCGGTGTTCGAGCGCCAAGTAGCCGAAGGTGACCGCTGGCAGCCCACCGCAATCATGGAAGAGCTGAAAGCCAAGGCTAAAGCCGAAGGTCTGTGGAACTTGTTTCTGCCGGAGTCCGAGCTGGGTGCTGGCCTGACTAACCTGGAATACGCACCGCTGGCGGAAATCATGGGGCGCTCGCTGCTTGGCCCGGAGCCGTTCAACTGCTCGGCGCCGGACACCGGCAATATGGAAGTGTTGGTGCGCTATGCCAACGAGGCCCAGAAGAAGCAGTGGCTGGAGCCGCTGCTGCGTGGCGAAATCCGTTCCGCCTTCGCCATGACTGAGCCGGACGTAGCATCTTCCGACGCCACCAACATGGAAGCCCGCGCGGTGCGCGAGGGTGACGAATGGGTGATCAATGGCCGCAAATGGTGGACTTCCGGTGCCTGTGACCCACGCTGCAAGATCATGATCTTCATGGGGCTGAGCAACCCGGATGCACCGCGCCATCAACAACACTCGATGATTCTGGTACCGACCGATGCGCCCGGCGTGAAGATCGTCCGTCCGTTGCCGGTGTTCGGCTACGACGATGCGCCGCATGGCCACGCCGAAGTGCTGTTCGAGAACGTTCGCGTACCGTACGACAGCGTGCTGCTAGGCGAGGGTCGTGGCTTTGAGATCGCCCAGGGGCGCCTTGGCCCAGGCCGCATCCACCACTGCATGCGCTCCATCGGCATGGCCGAGCGCGCACTGGAATTGATGTGCAAACGTTCTGTCAGCCGTACCGCGTTCGGCAAGCCGCTGGCGCGCTTGGGCGGCAACGTCGACAAGATCGCCGACTCGCGGATGGAAATCGACATGGCCCGTCTGCTGACCCTGAAAGCCGCGTACATGATGGATACCGTCGGCAACAAGGTCGCCAAGAGCGAGATCGCGCAGATCAAAGTCGTGGCGCCGAACGTGGCCTTGCGCGTGATCGACCGCGCTATTCAGATGCACGGTGGCGCTGGCGTCTCCAACGACTTCCCACTGGCTTACATGTACGCCATGCAGCGCACCCTGCGCCTGGCCGACGGCCCGGACGAAGTGCACCGGGCAGCGATCGGTAAGTTCGAGATCGGCAAATACGTGCCGAAAGAACTGCTTAAAAGCAGCCACTAA
- a CDS encoding LysR family transcriptional regulator codes for MNLNKVDLNLFIVFDAIYTEANLTRAGQIVGITQPAVSNALARLRETFNDPLFVRTAQGMVPTPMAQNIIGPVRNALSLLRVSVQESRTFNPLQANKTYRISMTDLTEEVILPPLFQRLRRLAPAIQIESFLSKRRETTKELAAGRLDFAVDAPLNTDPQVRHVKLLADRYVCAIRKGHPLAKDKLSLDEYMSLTHIHISSRRSGLGYVDLTLGKMGIQRKIALRSQHYLMASTVMQSTDMAITVPERFARRHGLHYVGLPVEVPPVETHLYWHESTDQDPANRWMREQIIEIAQQVSMQEKQAQVAL; via the coding sequence ATGAATCTAAACAAGGTCGATCTCAACCTTTTTATCGTCTTTGACGCGATCTACACCGAGGCCAACCTGACCCGCGCGGGGCAGATCGTCGGTATTACCCAGCCGGCCGTTTCCAACGCCCTCGCCCGTCTGCGCGAGACCTTCAACGACCCACTGTTCGTGCGAACCGCGCAAGGCATGGTGCCGACGCCAATGGCGCAGAACATCATCGGCCCGGTGCGCAATGCGCTCTCGCTGCTGCGCGTTTCGGTGCAGGAAAGCCGCACGTTCAACCCGTTACAGGCGAACAAGACCTACCGCATCAGCATGACCGACCTCACCGAAGAGGTGATTCTGCCGCCGCTGTTCCAACGTCTACGGCGCCTGGCTCCGGCCATACAAATCGAAAGCTTCCTTTCCAAACGCCGGGAAACCACCAAGGAGTTGGCAGCTGGCCGCCTCGACTTCGCCGTCGATGCGCCGCTGAACACCGACCCGCAAGTACGCCACGTCAAGCTACTGGCGGACCGTTATGTCTGCGCCATCCGCAAGGGCCACCCGCTGGCCAAGGATAAGCTCAGCCTGGACGAATACATGTCGCTGACCCACATCCACATTTCCAGCCGCCGCAGTGGCCTGGGTTATGTCGACTTGACCCTGGGCAAAATGGGGATTCAACGCAAGATCGCCCTACGCTCGCAGCACTACCTGATGGCCTCCACCGTGATGCAGAGCACTGATATGGCAATCACCGTGCCTGAGCGCTTCGCTCGCCGCCACGGACTGCACTATGTCGGCCTGCCGGTAGAGGTGCCGCCGGTGGAAACCCACCTTTATTGGCATGAAAGCACTGACCAAGACCCCGCCAACCGCTGGATGCGCGAGCAGATCATCGAGATTGCGCAGCAGGTAAGCATGCAAGAGAAGCAGGCTCAAGTCGCCCTGTGA
- a CDS encoding peroxidase family protein — protein MATLNKSDLDFILRQILLAEESTALGGGGSLASLIGSPLLSTGGWAGVEAGLNLVDFWIGGLAEKQMVFGGLLGSTFNFVFETQMEALQDGDRLYYLSRTAGLNFLTQLEENSFSELIMRNRPDVKHLPFDVFSTPTFTFEAGNLGTSGAILDDPGTLQNESQLLVRMPDGTIRYTGVEHIVMGGTEGADRMRASEGDDTLWGDGGNDLLQGDNGKTHFRTAR, from the coding sequence ATGGCCACGCTCAACAAATCGGATTTAGATTTCATCCTGCGGCAGATCCTCTTGGCGGAAGAATCCACCGCGTTAGGTGGAGGTGGATCGCTGGCAAGCCTCATCGGTAGCCCACTCCTTAGCACCGGGGGTTGGGCCGGCGTGGAAGCCGGCCTGAATCTGGTCGACTTCTGGATCGGCGGCCTCGCCGAGAAGCAGATGGTATTCGGCGGGCTGCTGGGTTCGACCTTCAACTTCGTGTTCGAGACGCAGATGGAGGCGCTGCAGGACGGTGACCGCTTGTACTACTTGTCCCGCACCGCAGGTCTCAACTTCCTCACCCAGCTCGAAGAGAACTCGTTCTCCGAGCTAATCATGCGCAACCGTCCGGATGTAAAGCATCTGCCGTTCGACGTGTTCTCGACACCGACCTTCACCTTCGAGGCCGGCAATCTCGGAACCAGTGGGGCAATTTTGGACGACCCCGGCACACTTCAGAATGAGAGTCAGCTGCTCGTCCGCATGCCCGACGGCACCATCAGGTACACCGGGGTAGAACACATCGTCATGGGGGGTACGGAAGGCGCCGACAGGATGCGGGCCAGCGAGGGCGACGACACGCTGTGGGGGGACGGTGGCAACGACCTGCTTCAGGGCGACAACGGCAAAACCCATTTCAGGACAGCTCGTTGA